The following proteins come from a genomic window of Paenibacillus spongiae:
- a CDS encoding stage VI sporulation protein F, with protein MSYTKYGIRPEFIERVKVKMKNPVTKDRMKKVVEGVTKYDLQDRTKVRRLIRISAGILQENLTETQEEQLIAFVINQKIDPNNTLHLLKLWAMFR; from the coding sequence ATGAGCTATACCAAATACGGCATTCGGCCGGAATTTATCGAACGCGTTAAGGTGAAGATGAAGAATCCTGTCACGAAGGATCGCATGAAGAAAGTCGTAGAAGGCGTAACGAAGTATGATTTGCAGGACCGGACGAAGGTCCGCCGCCTGATCCGGATCTCGGCAGGCATCCTGCAGGAGAATTTAACGGAAACCCAGGAAGAGCAGCTGATTGCATTCGTCATTAATCAAAAAATCGATCCGAACAATACCCTCCATCTGTTGAAATTGTGGGCCATGTTCCGCTGA
- a CDS encoding MerR family transcriptional regulator has protein sequence MRMHIHEAAKLLGTTPRAIRFYEEKGLLAPVKSPENGYRSYEDTDINRLRWIVSLRELGLPITAIREAIASKEAAASPDDQHLLLSKLDESRQAIYREWSNLSQALQALDSVMRAGFHRGGLTLDDIEAAASHVREASAVRDSWHARIDYDGLAAQYREEAVLQSLAPHIDIRQYELAHRQVEQWLEPAEAEHGVDLGAGTGVLAERLTRDGAMMTAVEQSPAMLAILRKQHPDVEAKLGNLLALPFQQPSFHFAVSTFTLHTLDQREQLLALAEMDRILLPGGRICLAGLSDPASAAIAAIPEEASPDRLSTKNISRLAAELERRGYDTFISEPSSSIWILFAKQQIG, from the coding sequence ATGCGGATGCATATACACGAAGCGGCGAAATTGCTCGGGACGACGCCCCGGGCAATTCGTTTTTACGAAGAGAAAGGGCTGCTTGCACCTGTAAAATCGCCTGAGAACGGATACCGCAGCTATGAGGACACTGATATAAACCGGCTCCGCTGGATCGTCTCCCTGCGTGAGCTCGGACTTCCTATAACCGCGATCCGCGAAGCGATAGCCAGCAAGGAAGCTGCGGCTTCGCCGGATGACCAGCATTTGCTCCTAAGCAAGCTGGATGAATCGCGCCAGGCCATCTATCGCGAGTGGAGCAATTTGTCCCAAGCCCTCCAAGCACTTGACTCAGTTATGCGCGCCGGTTTCCATCGAGGCGGCTTGACGTTAGACGATATCGAGGCGGCAGCTTCGCATGTCCGGGAGGCATCGGCTGTTCGGGATTCCTGGCATGCAAGGATCGATTACGACGGACTTGCCGCGCAATATCGGGAGGAGGCCGTCCTTCAATCATTGGCTCCACACATTGATATCCGCCAGTATGAACTGGCGCATCGCCAGGTGGAGCAATGGCTGGAGCCTGCCGAGGCGGAGCATGGCGTCGATTTGGGAGCGGGAACGGGCGTTTTGGCAGAAAGGCTTACTCGTGACGGCGCTATGATGACCGCAGTTGAGCAATCCCCTGCTATGCTGGCCATTCTCCGGAAGCAGCACCCCGACGTGGAGGCCAAGCTCGGCAACCTGCTTGCCCTTCCTTTTCAACAGCCGTCCTTTCATTTTGCCGTCAGCACGTTCACGCTCCATACGCTGGACCAGCGCGAGCAGCTGCTTGCTCTTGCCGAGATGGACCGCATCCTTTTGCCCGGCGGGCGAATCTGCTTAGCAGGACTGTCCGATCCAGCGAGCGCTGCCATTGCAGCAATACCGGAGGAAGCTAGTCCGGATCGACTGTCTACGAAGAACATAAGCAGACTTGCAGCTGAACTGGAAAGACGGGGCTACGATACATTCATCTCCGAGCCTTCCTCATCCATATGGATTTTGTTCGCGAAGCAGCAAATAGGGTAG
- the mtnB gene encoding methylthioribulose 1-phosphate dehydratase, protein MTIQDVRLEEKQQALAELRDIKSLFAARGWFPGTSGNLSIRVGEFEADNFQFAITASGKDKSISTPEDFLFVDQSGQACEKTSLKPSAETLIHSEIYRLTGCGAIFHIHSVFNSIVSELFWSRKSIPVDGVELIKAFNIWEEEAHIEIPIVSNFAHIPSIVPEITERLDPRIPGIMLRKHGIYAWGANAFEAKRHLEAFEFIFEYVYRWELLNRR, encoded by the coding sequence ATGACCATACAGGATGTACGATTAGAGGAAAAGCAGCAGGCGCTCGCAGAGCTTCGTGACATCAAAAGCTTGTTTGCCGCGCGAGGCTGGTTTCCCGGTACGAGCGGGAATCTTTCTATACGGGTCGGCGAATTCGAGGCTGACAATTTTCAATTTGCCATTACGGCGAGCGGTAAAGACAAGTCGATTTCAACGCCGGAGGATTTTCTGTTCGTCGATCAGAGCGGACAAGCCTGCGAAAAGACCAGCCTGAAGCCTTCCGCCGAAACGCTCATTCACAGCGAGATTTACCGGCTGACCGGCTGCGGCGCTATTTTTCATATCCACAGCGTATTCAACAGTATCGTTTCCGAGCTCTTCTGGAGCCGCAAATCGATTCCGGTGGATGGCGTCGAGCTGATCAAAGCCTTCAATATCTGGGAAGAGGAAGCGCATATCGAAATACCGATTGTCTCGAACTTCGCCCATATTCCGAGCATCGTTCCTGAAATCACGGAGCGGCTTGACCCCCGCATTCCGGGCATTATGCTGCGCAAGCACGGCATCTATGCATGGGGGGCCAATGCATTCGAGGCGAAGCGGCACCTGGAGGCGTTCGAATTTATATTCGAATACGTTTATCGCTGGGAGCTTCTTAATCGGCGATAG
- the proC gene encoding pyrroline-5-carboxylate reductase, translating into MTLISSSSGLKPETNSLRLCFYGAGSMAEAIVRGLLDRGLADPSRVSMLNRSNVDRLEELADRYGVQVSSEQDANAQRSMLREADVIFLSMKPKDAADAIRKLQGIVTSSQLIISVIAGLSIQTIQQLLGQKASIVRTMPNTSSTIGLGATGISFSSTVDDNQRQLAQAMFDSIGLTAIVDEPLIEAVTGVSGSGPAYVYFLMEAMIKAGTQLGLSDEAARELTVQTVLGAAQMVKSTGDNPAELRRKVTSPNGTTQAAIETLDKHDFTNGVIRAVARAAERASEMGADIERSALS; encoded by the coding sequence ATGACTTTGATCTCTTCTTCATCCGGGTTGAAGCCGGAAACCAATTCCCTTCGCCTGTGCTTCTATGGCGCCGGCTCGATGGCTGAAGCTATCGTTCGCGGACTTCTGGACCGCGGTCTGGCGGATCCGTCGCGCGTCTCGATGCTGAACCGCAGCAATGTTGACCGGCTCGAAGAGCTGGCCGACAGATATGGGGTTCAGGTATCATCGGAGCAGGACGCGAATGCGCAGAGATCGATGCTTCGCGAGGCGGATGTTATTTTTCTAAGCATGAAACCCAAAGATGCCGCCGATGCAATCCGCAAGCTGCAGGGAATAGTAACATCCAGCCAGCTGATTATTTCGGTTATTGCGGGTTTATCGATTCAGACCATTCAACAGCTGCTCGGCCAGAAGGCTTCTATCGTCCGCACGATGCCGAACACGTCCAGTACGATCGGACTCGGTGCCACAGGCATCAGCTTCTCATCTACCGTGGATGATAATCAGCGCCAATTGGCCCAAGCCATGTTCGACTCCATTGGCTTGACCGCTATCGTTGACGAGCCGTTAATTGAGGCGGTTACGGGCGTTTCAGGTAGCGGACCGGCATATGTGTACTTCCTTATGGAAGCCATGATCAAAGCCGGCACTCAGCTTGGCCTCTCCGATGAGGCGGCTCGCGAGCTGACCGTGCAGACCGTGCTGGGAGCCGCTCAGATGGTGAAATCCACCGGCGATAACCCTGCGGAATTGCGGCGCAAAGTAACCTCTCCTAACGGAACGACGCAAGCGGCGATCGAGACGCTCGACAAGCATGATTTCACGAACGGCGTCATCCGCGCCGTCGCTCGGGCAGCCGAGCGCGCTTCCGAAATGGGAGCCGATATCGAAAGGAGTGCCTTATCTTGA
- a CDS encoding SOS response-associated peptidase, whose amino-acid sequence MCGRYTITVSLEELMLRYWINETNVPYHRPKYNVAPGQMILAIVNDGERNRLGELKWGLVPSWADDPKIGSKMLNARSETVSDKPAFKTLIRRKRCIVPADGFYEWQKAGGVKQPMRIVHRDRSLFSMAGLYDTWLSPDGSKLSTCTILTTTPNSLMAPIHDRMPVILSPENELIWLDRSLQDPQRFTPLFRPYPAENLEAYPVAPGVGNVKLDEPACIEPISV is encoded by the coding sequence ATGTGCGGACGCTACACCATCACGGTATCGCTCGAGGAATTGATGCTTCGCTATTGGATAAATGAAACCAATGTCCCTTACCATCGCCCGAAATATAATGTCGCTCCGGGACAAATGATCCTTGCTATCGTTAATGACGGTGAACGCAACCGGCTTGGCGAGTTAAAATGGGGCCTGGTTCCTTCTTGGGCGGACGATCCGAAGATCGGCAGCAAAATGCTCAATGCAAGATCGGAAACCGTGTCCGATAAACCGGCATTCAAAACTTTAATTCGCCGCAAACGCTGTATCGTTCCGGCAGACGGCTTCTATGAGTGGCAAAAAGCGGGCGGAGTTAAGCAGCCGATGCGAATCGTTCACCGCGACCGAAGCCTGTTCAGCATGGCAGGGCTCTATGATACATGGCTTTCTCCGGATGGATCCAAGCTTAGCACCTGCACCATTTTGACAACGACGCCGAATTCGTTGATGGCGCCGATCCACGATCGGATGCCGGTCATATTGAGTCCCGAGAATGAGCTAATCTGGCTGGACCGGAGTCTACAAGATCCGCAGCGGTTTACCCCGCTCTTCCGTCCCTATCCTGCCGAGAATCTTGAGGCTTATCCCGTCGCTCCCGGAGTCGGCAATGTCAAGCTGGACGAGCCTGCCTGCATCGAACCGATTTCCGTTTAA
- a CDS encoding 2-hydroxy-3-keto-5-methylthiopentenyl-1-phosphate phosphatase yields the protein MTSRGTDAANKKRVIFCDFDGTITENDNIIAIIKHFNPPGWEPIVNDIIGQRKSVRQGVGELFRLIPSSMEREVIDYAVGNARIRGGFEELLAYSKANDIDFYVTSGGIDFFVHALLAPYGIPADHIFCNGSDFSGERIEITWPHPCDDHCSNDCGMCKPAIIRRFPAEQYTRILIGDSVTDFEGAKLADLVFARSHLIAKCKELGLPYHEFSTFHDVVEILQQQEANVR from the coding sequence ATGACATCACGTGGTACAGACGCAGCAAACAAGAAGCGCGTCATTTTTTGCGATTTTGACGGTACGATCACAGAGAACGATAACATCATTGCAATCATCAAGCATTTCAATCCGCCAGGCTGGGAGCCGATCGTTAACGATATTATCGGCCAGCGCAAATCGGTCCGGCAAGGTGTCGGCGAGCTGTTTCGGCTGATACCGTCTTCCATGGAGCGGGAGGTTATCGATTATGCGGTTGGCAACGCACGGATCCGAGGCGGATTCGAAGAGCTTCTCGCATACAGCAAGGCGAACGATATCGACTTTTATGTTACGAGCGGCGGCATCGATTTCTTCGTGCATGCATTGCTTGCTCCTTATGGCATACCGGCAGATCACATCTTCTGCAACGGCAGCGATTTCTCAGGCGAACGGATCGAGATCACCTGGCCTCACCCTTGCGATGATCATTGCAGCAACGATTGCGGCATGTGCAAGCCGGCGATTATCCGCCGTTTTCCCGCCGAGCAATACACACGCATCTTGATTGGCGACAGCGTAACGGATTTCGAAGGCGCGAAGCTGGCCGATCTCGTATTTGCACGTTCCCATCTGATTGCGAAATGCAAGGAGCTGGGATTACCGTATCATGAATTCAGCACGTTTCATGACGTGGTCGAAATACTGCAGCAACAGGAGGCAAACGTTCGATGA
- a CDS encoding 2,3-diketo-5-methylthiopentyl-1-phosphate enolase gives MTTSVCEATYRCYDDTADFHKKALGIAVGLTVGSWTDLPEARKAEMEKHLGRVVSVHVHEPEGFQPGERYADLTIAYPDVNFSRDIPALLVTVFGKLSMDGRIKLLDLNFSPAFTEAFPGPKFGVSGVRDRLGIHDRPLLMSIFKSVIGHDLTNLREQFYRQALGGVDLIKDDEILFENPLTPLEKRVETCMDAARQAEAETGQKLLYAVNLTGPTSQLAANAKRAIAAGANAILFNALAYGYDVLHELSSDPDIHVPIAAHPALAGAYYPSPHYGIAAPLLLGKLMRLAGADLVLFPSPYGSVVMPKEENLAVQSALIDPALPVRSSFPVPSAGIHPGLVPLILRDFGHEVVVNAGGGIHGHPMGTAAGGQAFRQAIAAAQDGISLPVAAAQPGNEALKAAIERWGFKE, from the coding sequence TTGACAACTTCTGTTTGCGAAGCGACATACCGCTGCTATGACGATACAGCCGATTTTCATAAGAAAGCGCTCGGTATAGCCGTCGGACTGACGGTCGGCAGCTGGACCGATTTGCCTGAAGCGCGCAAGGCCGAGATGGAGAAGCATCTGGGCCGCGTCGTTTCGGTTCATGTGCACGAGCCTGAAGGCTTTCAGCCCGGCGAGAGGTATGCCGATTTGACCATCGCTTATCCGGATGTTAATTTCAGCCGGGACATCCCCGCCCTGCTCGTAACCGTCTTCGGCAAGCTGTCGATGGACGGACGGATCAAGCTGCTCGATTTGAATTTCTCTCCCGCCTTCACGGAAGCCTTCCCGGGTCCCAAATTCGGCGTAAGCGGCGTTCGGGACCGGCTCGGCATTCACGATCGCCCTCTGTTGATGAGCATCTTCAAATCCGTCATCGGACATGATCTGACGAACCTGCGGGAGCAGTTCTATCGTCAAGCGCTCGGAGGCGTCGATCTGATCAAGGATGACGAAATCTTGTTCGAGAACCCGCTCACTCCCCTTGAGAAACGGGTAGAAACCTGTATGGACGCTGCGCGTCAAGCCGAAGCGGAAACCGGCCAGAAGCTACTGTATGCCGTCAACTTGACCGGGCCTACGTCCCAGCTCGCCGCGAACGCCAAGCGCGCGATTGCAGCCGGCGCGAACGCGATTCTCTTTAATGCGCTCGCCTACGGCTACGACGTGCTGCATGAATTGAGCAGCGATCCGGACATTCACGTACCGATTGCAGCGCATCCGGCTCTTGCCGGCGCTTATTATCCTTCGCCGCATTACGGAATCGCAGCGCCTCTTCTGCTCGGCAAGCTGATGCGCCTCGCCGGAGCGGATCTCGTCCTGTTCCCGTCGCCTTACGGCTCGGTCGTCATGCCGAAGGAAGAGAATCTTGCCGTCCAATCGGCCTTGATCGATCCGGCATTACCGGTTCGCAGCAGCTTCCCGGTTCCTTCCGCAGGCATTCATCCCGGACTCGTCCCTCTCATTCTCCGCGATTTCGGCCATGAAGTCGTCGTTAATGCAGGCGGCGGAATTCACGGTCATCCAATGGGAACAGCGGCAGGCGGTCAAGCGTTCCGTCAAGCTATTGCCGCGGCACAAGACGGAATATCGCTGCCTGTAGCTGCAGCACAGCCCGGCAATGAAGCGTTGAAAGCAGCTATTGAACGATGGGGGTTTAAGGAATGA
- a CDS encoding DUF2515 domain-containing protein, translating to MKGGNSGNRRDIHTHDWLNGFVRWFKYQIQAFKDRLLGKRVEQAQSDRSSRSARPLQLRETAVKSLKAAWTALEREADRDEGREHEDTPALQPEDRERSLIERIRRETAAANRNNVTRTEAYREIYFRRPELHWALLAHMVSRNGGFNMTDLRGELLPRLLDEQQADATFQMLERINSLIFADAYPQLLLYEAGRKEGRELTHLLPAFHVSRFMGPVWSQFWHRLDSPVLTTALIVNEQHFIEDRIVQDPYYREEVLKTMAYMMQAPMQTNAVIMPYGAPQAGMMRLAGLILEDFKDLKERIEFGKRLYAILFGVEIVREGVLAFVRCVQHSGSRSDYAPHLFTSQQPVNENMRYKQKLAGCRLIRGRSPFYSPSLEAVWPDRPVEESRSDRDWFTAEAEVEPYFHKLPLPELFEVTEAYCHGLNEIELAVQAAERLGMLEKE from the coding sequence ATGAAGGGCGGGAATTCTGGGAATCGGCGGGATATACATACACACGATTGGTTAAACGGCTTCGTGCGTTGGTTCAAATATCAAATTCAAGCGTTTAAAGACCGGTTACTGGGTAAACGGGTTGAGCAAGCTCAATCGGACCGGTCATCCCGCTCGGCAAGACCGCTTCAGCTGCGCGAGACCGCAGTCAAGTCATTAAAAGCGGCGTGGACTGCTCTCGAAAGGGAAGCGGATCGTGACGAGGGCAGAGAACACGAGGATACGCCGGCGTTACAGCCGGAAGATAGGGAACGGTCGCTGATCGAACGGATCCGGAGGGAAACGGCCGCGGCCAATCGAAATAATGTTACGCGAACGGAAGCCTACAGGGAAATCTATTTTCGCCGTCCGGAACTGCATTGGGCGCTGCTTGCGCATATGGTTTCGCGTAACGGGGGTTTCAATATGACCGACTTGCGGGGAGAGCTGCTGCCGCGACTGTTGGACGAGCAGCAGGCGGATGCGACGTTCCAGATGCTGGAGAGAATCAATTCACTCATTTTCGCAGATGCATATCCGCAATTGCTGCTGTATGAAGCGGGGAGAAAGGAGGGCAGAGAACTGACTCATCTGCTGCCTGCATTCCATGTTTCACGCTTCATGGGACCCGTGTGGTCGCAATTCTGGCATCGTCTGGACTCGCCTGTGCTGACGACGGCCTTGATTGTGAATGAGCAGCATTTCATTGAAGATCGTATCGTACAGGACCCTTACTATCGCGAAGAAGTGTTGAAAACGATGGCGTACATGATGCAGGCGCCGATGCAGACGAATGCGGTGATCATGCCATACGGAGCGCCGCAGGCAGGGATGATGAGGCTTGCGGGTCTCATACTGGAGGACTTCAAGGATTTGAAGGAGCGGATCGAATTTGGCAAGCGGCTGTATGCCATTCTGTTCGGGGTGGAGATTGTCCGTGAAGGCGTGTTGGCTTTCGTCCGCTGTGTCCAGCATAGCGGCTCGCGTTCTGACTACGCACCCCATTTGTTTACGTCGCAACAGCCGGTTAATGAGAATATGCGCTATAAACAGAAGCTCGCCGGATGCAGGTTAATTCGCGGCAGATCGCCTTTCTACAGTCCCTCATTGGAAGCAGTATGGCCCGATCGGCCGGTAGAGGAATCCCGTTCGGACCGGGATTGGTTTACTGCCGAAGCTGAAGTGGAGCCTTATTTTCACAAGCTGCCGCTCCCGGAATTGTTCGAAGTGACGGAGGCTTACTGCCACGGATTGAATGAAATCGAGCTGGCGGTTCAAGCGGCCGAGCGGCTGGGAATGCTCGAGAAGGAATAG